The Pirellulaceae bacterium genomic interval GATCCTAGCCCAATTCATTGTCGACGCTGAATTCCCTTCGATTTTCGTAGAGGGCGATTTCGACAAACGCCAACTCGACCCAGCATTCGTTGAACAACGCGAGCAGCTGGTCAGCCGTGGCTGGCGGCGACTTCGAGAAATCTCGGGGCAAGAGCTTGCCATCATCGATTACCCGCTACCCGAGGTCATCGAAAAACTGAAGCGAGAGGCCCAGCAATAGCCACCTGAAAAGCCTATTGCCTACCCCGAACCAGCTGGATCGCACCATGCACGACAGTCTCTTCGCCAAGCGCGGCCGGTAGCAATGAAACGGAATCGGCCAACGGTGGAAAGACATACTGCTGCACATGTGATCGCAGACGTGCGAACAAAGGTTCGCCAATCAAGGCCACCCCTCCGCCGATCACGACTCGTTCAGGCGCGACGAGCGTAATCATTTGCGCGATCGCCCAACCCAAATGGCGGGCAGCTTGGTTCAATACTCCGGCAGCCAATTCGTTACCAGCCAAGGCAAGCGAAGCGATATTCTTCGCGGACAGCTGCGACTCAATTTGCAAACTTCGCAGCTCAGCAAGCTCCTGGTCCGAGCCTGCGAGCGAATCGGATAGAAGCTGTAGGGCTTGAGTTTCGATCCCTAAACCACTTGCGAATGATTCCACCGTGCACCCCAATTCGACTGCTTCGAGGCCCGGTCGCAGGTGGCCAATTTCGGCGACAGACGGTCGTCCTTGTCCATCAATCTGGCCGTCGATCACCAATCCTCCCCCGATCCCGGTACCGATCGTCACATAGAACACGCGACGCGCACCGCGCCCTGCCCCCAACGTGGCCTCGGCCAAGGCGGCCACATCACAGTCGTTACCAATATCGGGTAGCATCCCCAACTGCTGGTTGCACCACTCACCAAGAGGAAATTGATCCCAGCCTTGGACTTGATGACTCGTGATCGTCGACCGTTGCTCCCAATTAACCGGCCCTCCAAATCCAATCCCAAGAGCAGCGACTTGATATTTCTCGATCAGCTTGGGTGCCAAAATCTTGATTTGACGAAGTATTCCCTCGGCACCTTCATCACGGTCAATCGAACAACGTTCCAACGCGACAAGCTGTGCATCAGCTGGCTGGAAATCGCCCACGCCGAACTGCAGCTTGGTCCCACCGATTTCAATCCCGAGAATCATTGAGCATGTCTACCTTCGTGATTAATTCGAGCGAACACGTCGTTCAAGACCCAATGAAATAAACACAAATGAACACTCTCCACCATTCCCATATCATCCAAAGCAACGTGCAAACCATCCGTCTGCATTTGCTTCAACTTGCCGCCATTGAAACCTGAAAGTCCAAAGGTTGTCAGACCATGACGATTTGCCCAATCGACTGCTTTCACAATATTTGGGCTGTTTCCCGAACCGCTGATTGCCAATACGAGATCGCCAGCCTGCCCATAATTCATCAGCTGCTGCACAAAAATGTCTTCGTATCCGACGTCATTGCCGACAGCCAACATCCAACCAACATTGTCCGTCAAACTCATAATCTTGAGCCGCTTTTTAGACTCGTCCTGCAGGTCGCTCTCCCGCAGGCTACTCTTACCAAGGTCTTCAGAAAAATGGGTCGCCGTGGTCGCCGAACCACCATTACCAAAAACGTAAACAAAACGTTCCTGCTCCCAGGCATCGTAGGTCAAATCTGACCAGCGTTGCATCGCGGCCTGATCGATGCGAGACAATTCTTCCTGTAAGCGATCAATATATTCCCGTTGGTCCAGCAAGGCTCCTAGCATGTGCTTTCTCTCTTACGTCAAAAATGTGTGAAGATACCAAGTTCCGATGCTAGCCATTTCCGCCTGCCTCGTGGTCTTCGGCATCTGGATCCTTTAGAGCGTCATCGATTCCCCCGCAGTCTACGCATCCGAATCGCTCAAAGTCGGATGGTAAAACAACAACACCGGAAAAATCAAAATGGCCATCAGCGCGAACAGGGGACTGCGAGGCCATTCCATCTCCACGATGAATCGACTGAAGAGCCCGTACAGAACTCCGGAAAGCAAGATTGCCAGAAAGTTGGCCTGATTCATCACAGCAATCATTCTGCCTTTTTGTTCGTCTGGAGGCCGAGACTGGATGAAGACTTGCACCGGTATCGCAAAGAATCCAGCCGCCACGCCCAACAGGGCGAGCACAACCAGCGATCCTTGAAAGCCAAGTAGATGATGATACTCAGGTGCTGAGCCTGTCTTGCTGCCAGCAGCGGCCGTTTCAGCGGTCGATTGCATGCTGACCGCGGAGCCTAACTGACGATCATGCGTTTTGACTCCCGTTGCTTGAGCCGGGCCTACCGGCCAGGAAATCGAAAGCAAAACCAGACAGCTCACCAGCCCCCAGAGTCCGACTCGAACGACTTTGGGATTAGCACGTCCCTGGCAAAGTTTCCCGGCAATGACGGCCCCCACGGAAATCCCCAGGCCCACCATCGCTGTCATGACACTGGTCAGCATGCTGTTCAAACGCAACTGCACGATTCCTAAAGAATTGACTGCTTGAATCGCAATCCCGGAGACAAGCCAAAACATGCTCGACGCGAGCAGAGCAGCAACCAGCGGTCGATCTGCCCGCAAAATCTGCAACGTATCGCGCCGCACAAACAAGGAAGCCCAAACGAATTTCAAATCAGACTTTGCCGCTGGTACCTTTCGGACAATAAACACGATGACCGTACCGATCACCGCAATCACCACACAGGCAGCCGAACCAATCGCCAAATGGTGAGCCTGTTCAGCCAGGGGCTGATTTACGTCAACCAACAAGTACTTCAGATATCCAGCTGAAACAGTCCCGAAGATAATCGCCAAGAAGGTCAGCATCAGGATGATTCCATTCGCTCGTGGCAAATCTTCATACCGAAACAATTCAGGTAAGATGCCATATTTGCCTGGCCCGAAAAAAGCGCTCTGCGTCCCCATTAAGAAGAGCACAACCAGCAACCCGGGGTAACCGCTCGATCGATAGAGAATAAATGCAAGCAACCCAAGCAACATGGCGACGATTTCGGCCACTTTGCTGGCAACGATGATTCGTCTCTTACTGTACCGATCCGAAAGGTATCCGGCGTAGCCCGAAAACAGGACAAATGGCAACGAAAACACGATCGTCGCAATATCCTGCTGATCCTGTTGGAACGATGAGACCACAACCGGAATCGAAAGTAGCAGCACAAGCTGCTTGTACAGATTATCGTTGAACGCACCGAGAAACTGCGTGATCGACATGCCCCAGAACGAAATATCTCGCATCAAGGGCAGATTTGGCTGGGAGGCACGATGCGTATGACTGTTCATGCGTCGCATTATGCACTCGACGCGAAAATGAACAAGACGAACCGTCCACCACAGCATTTTTTGCTGCAATCCCACTCATTTGGACTTGCAACTCAAACGCATTAGAACGAGTTACCCATCGCTTCAGCAACTCGGCGACAACGCTGCATTGTGTCCTCGAATTGCTCGAAAGTCAGGGATTGGTATCCATCACTCAGCGCCTTTTCCGGGTCGGGATGCACTTCAACAATTAACCCGTCAGCTCCCGCAGCAACGCTTGCAACCGACATTTCGGGCACCATACTCGCGTGGCCCGTACCGTGGGAAGGATCAACCACTATCGGCAAGTGTGTCTTCTGATGCAGATAGATAACGGAAGCTAATGGAAGTGTGAACCGGGTATGACTTTCGAAAGTTCGGATTCCCCGTTCGCAAAGCATGACGTTTGAGTTTCCCTCATTGAGCACGTATTCTGCGGCAAGCAGAAGTTCGTCAAGTGTGGCACTTGCACCTCGTTTTAGCAAAACGGCCCGATCACAATTTCCTACGGCCTCTAACAATCGATAATTCTGCATGTTCCGAGCACCGATTTGCAGAACATCGGCGTATCGTGCGACCAAATCGACATCATCTGTCGAGACCACCTCCGTGACAACAGCCAGGCCCGTTTCTTCCCGCGCCGCAGCCAGTAACTTGAGCCCTTCTTCCTTCATGCCCTGAAAGCTGTAGGGGCTTGTTCGTGGTTTGAAAGCACCACCTCGCAGTGCCGTTGCCCCTGACGCACGAACAGCATGGGCCGTTTTAATAATTTGTTCTTCCGATTCAACACTACAGGGACCGGCAATCATCCCAATCTTGCCATTGCCAACGGTCAAGCTGCCAACCTTGATTGTCGTTGGCTCCGGTTTAACCTCGACGCTAGCAACCTTATAGGGAGCTAAAATGGGAACGACTTCCGACACGCCTGGTCCACTTTCCAGCGACTGACGCGTCTCCTCTCTTTTTTCGCCAATGGCCGCAATCACAGTTCGTTCCGTGCCAACAATCACATGGGCTTTCAAACCCATTTGTTCGACACGTTCCACCATGTGTTCCACTTCGTTTTGCGACGCTCCGTGTTTCATTACAACAATCATCGAATCAACTCCGTATTTTTTTTGTGTCAGGGTAGTCGAAATAATTCATCGACGTCGGCTGAGATCGGGTCGCGTCTGTTTAACACGAAAACCTAAGAATCGGATGAACGGAATCATTGTCTTGGGTTGTTTTGGCTGATCACAGCATTCGCATCGGCAACAAAAAAGGCCCTGAGATCCGTTTTGGGTCTCAGGGCCTTTTTCGCTTCGGATGCAATTGGATCTCTACAAAGCGCCTCCGGGCCCACGACCACGGCTCGTAAAGTAGAAAAACCAAAAGTATCGGAAGCAGTTTCTCATGATGCACGCATTATGATTGCCTTCGCCAAGCATTTCAAGATGGACAAAAAAACTATTTTCCGAGTAGAAAATTGACGCCGATGAATTCGGATTGGCGTTCATGATCAATTCGCCAGCGTCTTCCACCAATTTTCAGCGATGGCTTCCATCGGTTGCCCCAGACGCTGCAAGATCGCCTCGGAGAAAGGTTGACCACCTTCCACATCCTGCAACATTTGCCCGAATCGACGACCGTTTTTAAGCATCGCTTGCAACAAGCCAGCAGCAGCAACTTCCTGAGATTCCGGAGATAATTTCGACTTCAACAACTCCTCCGGGGAATCCATTCTCGCGACAACTGACGGCAATTCCTGCGATAAACGTTTTGCCAACGACGATCGGGGAGCCACCTTGGCTGCCACCGCATTGGCTGCCCCCACGATAAACCAATCGGGCAAATCACCGGTCAATTGCAACATGGCTCCGACGATCCCTCGGCACAGTTCAGCATCGAATTGCCCGTCTCGCTGCTCCGATTTCGGTAGCAACTGCACGACATAGGCATCGAGCCCGGCCGTCCTTGCGTGCCCCCTCCAGGAAACCGGCACCGCTCTTTTTTCTACCATTTGAGCGAATTCACTGTATTCGTAACTATCTCGCACGAGGAAGATCGTAATTCGCCCCTTCCTTGCCTGAGCCTGTGATGAAAGCTGTAAAATGCGGTCGATCCGCGTTCGGAGACTCTCCGCGAGCTCGGCAATTTTGGTCAACCTTTTTTCGGAGACATCCCCCACCAATAAGAAGTGCTCCGACTTGACCAGATCGGGGCGATGGGACGGAAACACCAACTGCCAATTTTGGATTGCTAATCGCTCCCGTTCTGAGCTCAATTCGGCTGCAGTCGCATTCCGTAATTTCGACACAAGAGCCAAATCCTCGACGCTTTGTGCTGGGCTATCGCCATCAAACAGGGCTCCCTCGGATATCCAACGGAGTACCGTCGCAATTTGAGCTTCAGACCATGCGGGCCGATTCAGTGGCATCCGCTGCCCATCTGCAGTTCCCCGTAACTTTTTGACCAGCAAACTGTCGGCGGGCTTCTGCAAATCCCAAAGTGGTCCCCCATCCCCGCCGCGTTCCATGCGTCGAAAACTGCTCAAGCTCAAATTATTACGTGGATTGTTCGAACCGTGGCAGGCGACGCATTGTGCAGCAAGTAATGGGGCAATCTGATTCGAAAAACTCACAGAACCATCGATCTCCGGCGACAAGGGACGGTCAGTCTTGTCAGCAGGCTTAACCCTTGATTGCTCTACCTTTCCATTGAACCGCGCGCCCTGATTGATCCACGATGAAAGCAGTTTCAGCTCGCTCTTCGTCACACTGGGATTATCCGGCGGCATCTCGCCTGCACGAATTCGGCGAACGATCAAACTTGCATTCGCACGGCGAGACCGAACGGCACGCCCTGCAGAACCTCCTCGCATCAAATCAGCGTGAGTCGCCATACTCAACTCACCCTTTGTATCGTTGATGTGACAGCTACCACATCGCTTCTCCAGAAGAGGTGCGATCTGTTTCGTATAACTGATTCCAGATCGCGAGACGGTAGAAGGCTTTGCAACTTGAGGCAGCGAAATCCCTTCCAGTTCAAGCAAAGTCTGTGCTTTCTGAAGTGAACGATAGACCGCTTTTTGTTCAGCTTGCTCTGCGGCAGTTGTCGCCGACAGGGTCGTTAATCGCGACTGAACGGCCTTCACCAAATCAGCCGCATCTTGAAATTGACCACTCTGATACAGTTTGCCAGCTTGACGCAAGTCGGCGCGTATCTGTGCCCAACTCGGTTGATCAGCCGCTTCAGCAGCGGAAAGAATGCCCTGTTGGACGCCAGGGCTGCTGCCCCAACAAAAAATCAACGCCGGCAACACAAATCGAAGGAAACATCTCGCAAGATGTCGAGATCGATCAACCACTTCATGACGTATGATGACGTCTGACAATTCGCTTCTGCTTGTTCTTAACGCGGCGGACATTTTTGGAACCATCACTTTGTTTGTAACCGTGTTCGATCGCAAACCACTCGGCGTAACGTTCTCGATCGGTGTAGCTTCGATTTCGATTGTCGAGTAAATGGCCCAATTCGTGAATCAAAATGTTATTAAGATAAAAATCTTTTACCGCAGCCTTGCTCCAAATCAATTGCCACTCGGATGGCCCCGATTGATACCAGCGTCCCCCAAACATGCGAGCCTCCGTCCGTTGAGCTGGCTTCGGAGGCCGGCAATAGTACTCAATCAAACTATTCTCGATCGGATAAAGATAGAGCGCATTTCCCCACTGCATGCCATAACAAGGCAAACTTTGCTTTTTTCGGGTCATCCGGCTCAACTGAATGACAGCGAGCGGCTCTAGCATCTGATCGGGCAACTCCGACAAACGATCTCTGATTTCCTCGGGGGTAACGACGTGCCGGTATCCGGGGCCGGGTGCCTGGATCACGAGTTCGTAAGAACGGCCTGGCACATCTCCCACTTCGTACCAGTCTTCAGGTGGTGCAAACGGAAACTGCTCGTTCTTCTCCATCCCACGAGTCCGCTGACTCAAAGCTGCCCCATGTCGATATCGTTTCGAACTCCCCAAGTGTTGTGTGGGACGTGCGATCCGCTTCGTCGGTTTCTTTGGGTTTCGATTCGTCATGGCAGGGCTCGAGACAGGATCTTTGCTCAACTTTCGATGAAACAGAACGATTTCGAAATACTGAGACCACTTACATGCTAGAGGGATCTCAGCTGAAAATTCAAGTGAACAACACTAAATACCTATTCCCAAACACCTTACGAACAACCGCCTTAACACTCGACAAGGAGGATTTTGCAACCGGAAGAATCAGAATCCCATCTACGTTAAGATTCGCAAACAGGATAATTGCGCTGATTAAGTCAAGAAAATGGCCGGCTCACGGGTCAACTCGCAGCTTGCTCAGGCCAATGCGAACGCCGCATGCCAGCCCGCCGAGTCTAAGCCCGTTGGCACACTCTAGTAAGCTCGCAAAAAGCCCATTACCCTAACGGAGTGATCCGCTCGCATGCCATTCGTGTGACGGATAGGAACCACTTCTCGTCGAGACGAGCACGATGAAACTACTAGGAATCTTTGAGTTGGCACGAAGGCTAAAAGAAAGTTTAAGACCGGCAAACGGCGTTAATTCACACGAAGTTGTCATCTACACGCGGCAAGGCTGTCATCTCTGTGAAGACGCAGCACGGCTGGTTCTCCAGCACGGTATCCGCCCCAAGATGGTCGATATTGATAACGACGCTGAATTGCGCCAACGCTTTGATTGTTGCGTCCCCGTGGTCGAAATTGACGGAAAAATCCGTTTTCGGGGACGCGTCAATGGCGTCCTGTTGCGACGACTTCTCTCTCATTCGACAGGGTAATCACGCCATGGATGAACTTGTGGTTTTCGCAAAATATTGGCAACCAGGTCGAGTCAAAACACGCTTGGGTGTCGAGATTGGTATGGATGCGTCCAGCGAGATCTACCGTCAATTCCTTGTGACGCTCCTCAATCGGCTTCAAACCGAGGGGGATCAGCGAATCCTCGCCTTCGCACCGAGTGAACATCGGCGTGATTTTGAAAAGCTTCCCGGCGCCGCAGCTTGGAAGCTAACTCCACAATCTTCTGGTAATCTGGGGGACCGACTCAGCCGATTATTTCAGCAAAGGTTCCAGGCAGGCGCTTCCCGTGTGGTCTTAATTGGCTCGGACAGCCCCTCTCTGCCGCT includes:
- a CDS encoding SIS domain-containing protein, with product MLGALLDQREYIDRLQEELSRIDQAAMQRWSDLTYDAWEQERFVYVFGNGGSATTATHFSEDLGKSSLRESDLQDESKKRLKIMSLTDNVGWMLAVGNDVGYEDIFVQQLMNYGQAGDLVLAISGSGNSPNIVKAVDWANRHGLTTFGLSGFNGGKLKQMQTDGLHVALDDMGMVESVHLCLFHWVLNDVFARINHEGRHAQ
- the aroF gene encoding 3-deoxy-7-phosphoheptulonate synthase, which gives rise to MIVVMKHGASQNEVEHMVERVEQMGLKAHVIVGTERTVIAAIGEKREETRQSLESGPGVSEVVPILAPYKVASVEVKPEPTTIKVGSLTVGNGKIGMIAGPCSVESEEQIIKTAHAVRASGATALRGGAFKPRTSPYSFQGMKEEGLKLLAAAREETGLAVVTEVVSTDDVDLVARYADVLQIGARNMQNYRLLEAVGNCDRAVLLKRGASATLDELLLAAEYVLNEGNSNVMLCERGIRTFESHTRFTLPLASVIYLHQKTHLPIVVDPSHGTGHASMVPEMSVASVAAGADGLIVEVHPDPEKALSDGYQSLTFEQFEDTMQRCRRVAEAMGNSF
- a CDS encoding glutaredoxin family protein gives rise to the protein MKLLGIFELARRLKESLRPANGVNSHEVVIYTRQGCHLCEDAARLVLQHGIRPKMVDIDNDAELRQRFDCCVPVVEIDGKIRFRGRVNGVLLRRLLSHSTG
- a CDS encoding ROK family protein, giving the protein MILGIEIGGTKLQFGVGDFQPADAQLVALERCSIDRDEGAEGILRQIKILAPKLIEKYQVAALGIGFGGPVNWEQRSTITSHQVQGWDQFPLGEWCNQQLGMLPDIGNDCDVAALAEATLGAGRGARRVFYVTIGTGIGGGLVIDGQIDGQGRPSVAEIGHLRPGLEAVELGCTVESFASGLGIETQALQLLSDSLAGSDQELAELRSLQIESQLSAKNIASLALAGNELAAGVLNQAARHLGWAIAQMITLVAPERVVIGGGVALIGEPLFARLRSHVQQYVFPPLADSVSLLPAALGEETVVHGAIQLVRGRQ
- a CDS encoding TIGR04282 family arsenosugar biosynthesis glycosyltransferase; its protein translation is MDELVVFAKYWQPGRVKTRLGVEIGMDASSEIYRQFLVTLLNRLQTEGDQRILAFAPSEHRRDFEKLPGAAAWKLTPQSSGNLGDRLSRLFQQRFQAGASRVVLIGSDSPSLPLQYVRDAFRHLQTHDAVLGPSTDGGYYLVGMQKPLGFLFERIDWSTEKVWRQTLQRIESNPTEISLAVLPQWYDIDTLEGLQQLVDELDQSKPDSEATRVLSQLCHQLLIRGKR
- a CDS encoding MFS transporter, with product MRRMNSHTHRASQPNLPLMRDISFWGMSITQFLGAFNDNLYKQLVLLLSIPVVVSSFQQDQQDIATIVFSLPFVLFSGYAGYLSDRYSKRRIIVASKVAEIVAMLLGLLAFILYRSSGYPGLLVVLFLMGTQSAFFGPGKYGILPELFRYEDLPRANGIILMLTFLAIIFGTVSAGYLKYLLVDVNQPLAEQAHHLAIGSAACVVIAVIGTVIVFIVRKVPAAKSDLKFVWASLFVRRDTLQILRADRPLVAALLASSMFWLVSGIAIQAVNSLGIVQLRLNSMLTSVMTAMVGLGISVGAVIAGKLCQGRANPKVVRVGLWGLVSCLVLLSISWPVGPAQATGVKTHDRQLGSAVSMQSTAETAAAGSKTGSAPEYHHLLGFQGSLVVLALLGVAAGFFAIPVQVFIQSRPPDEQKGRMIAVMNQANFLAILLSGVLYGLFSRFIVEMEWPRSPLFALMAILIFPVLLFYHPTLSDSDA